A segment of the Sphingomonas kaistensis genome:
AATTGAACGCGTTGATGTGGACCGCGACGCCCTGCAGCGACGTATAGATGTGCTGGCCCTGGAACAAAGGCGACTTGCTTAGCGGTTCGAGCTGGCCGTCGAGCAGCACGTGCGCATCGGGCAGCTCGCGCCGGCCCTTGCTGGAAAAGGACAGCAGCGTGCCCGCGCCGCCTTCGATGTCGATCCAGCCATCCTTGCGCGTCGCACCGGTGGCGTAGTTGAGCTCGTACAATTCTTCCTTGCGGGCGAGGATGGCGAGGCCGAGCGCCTTCAGCATCCGGGCGCGCTGGTGAAAGGTCAGCGCCCGAAGCGCCGGGCCGCCGACCTCGCGGGCGAAGCGCGCCATGCCACCGAAATCGATCCCGCCCGAGCCGGTAAGCGCCACCGGCGACCCGTCGAGGGCGCTTGGAAGCTCGGTCAGGCTGCCGGCGTCGCCCGGCGTCCATTCACCGCGGGCGTAGTTCAAAAGCTGCTGGGTTTTCATGGGCACACCCTAGGCAGGGTCAGTGCCGAGGCCAAGCGCGGCCGCGGTGCCTAGCGCCCCCGGTAGACCGCCGGACGCTTTTCGAGGAACGCCGCAACGCCTTCGCGATAATCTTCGGTGAAGCCGAGGCGCCGCATTTCGTCGCGCTGGAGATCAAGCTCCGCATCGAGCGTGCGCTCGCCCGACGTGCGGATCAGCCGCTTGATCGCGGCGAGACCGAGCGGCGGAAGACCGGCCAGCCTGGTTGCCAGCGCATCGACCTGGCCGTCGAGTTCGTCGTCTTCGACGCACTTCCAGATCAGGCCCCAATCGGCGGCCTTTTCCGCCGGCAGAGGCTCGGCGGTCAGTGCGAGGCCGAGCGCGCGGGCCTGGCCGACCAGCCGGGGCAGGTGCCAGCTGCCGCCGCTGTCGGGGATGAGGCCGAGATTGGCGAAGCTCTGGATGAACTTGGCGGAGCGGCCCGCAACCACCAGGTCGCAGGCAAGCGCGATGTTCGCGCCCGCACCGGCCGCGACGCCCTGAACCCGGGCGATGACCGGCTGATCGAGGCTGGCGAGTCGGCGAACCAGGGGATTCCAGCTCCCTTCGACCGTCTCGCCAAGGTCGACCGCCTGGCCGGGGGCGACCGCGCGGTCGTTGAGGTCCTGCCCCGCGCAGAAACCGCGCCCGGCGCCGGTCAGGACGATGACCCGCGCGCTTTCCGCCGCGCGGTCCAGCGCGTCGCGCAGTTCGGCGTGCATCGCGGCCGTGAAACTGTTGAGGCGATCGGGACGGTTCAGGGTGATCCGCGCGACGCCATCCTTCTCGGCATAGAGGATGGCCGGTTCGCTCACCGGACCTCCTCCACCAGCCCTTCGCTCGTCATCTGCTCCAGCAGCGCGACGACCTCGGCCCGGCATTGGGCGTCGTCCACCTCATATTCCGAGGTCAGCCGGGCCACGAGGTCGTCGATGCCGCGCGGCTCTTCCAGCAGGCGCCAGACCGTCGCCGTGACTTCCTCCATGCCATAGGCGAACCCCCGGTCGGCCTGCAGCGCGACCACGTCGTCGCCGACGTCGGTCGACATGGTGGCGGCGGTACGACGATAAGTGGCGCTCATGACGCGGACTCCGAACTGAGAATGGGACCTTCACTCCGGTTGCGGAAATGACGGTCGAGATAATGGTCGAGTGCAAAGGATCGCATCAGCACCTCGGCCGACCCGCTTCCCGCGCGGCGCTCGGTCCGGCTGTCGGGAAACGTCGCCCCGGGGGCGAGCGCCGCCTGCAGTTCCCCGGCGAGCCGCCGCGCCTCCGCCACCAGCGGCAACGCGGAGTCGAGATGCCGACCGCCGCGCACTTCCTCGAGCAGGCGGCAGGCGTAAGCGGCGCACACCCTAGGGCGCGAACCATAGATGGTGCAGGTCGCTCCCTCGAGCTTCGGGCAGGGCAGGGCGAACAAGGTCGGCGCCGTTCCTTCGAGAACGGGAAGGCCGACGGCGATGGCGGGTTCGACCTCGTCCGGTTCGAGCTTGGCACCGTCGTGCAACGCGCCGGTGCAGCACAGGCCGCAGGACGTGCAGAGTTGGCTCTCCACGTTCATCGGCTCGCTCATGCGGCGACGTCGAACTGCAGGCGGGCGAGACGCGCATAGAGGCCGCCGCGGGCCGTCAGCGTGGCGTGGGTGCCTTCTTCGACGATCCGCCCCTCGTCCATGACGATGATCCGGTCGGCCGCACGGACGGTGGCCAGGCGGTGGGCGATGACCACGGTGGTGCGGCTTTCCATCAGGCGTTCGAGCGCTTCCTGAACGGCCGCCTCGCTTTCGGCGTCGAGCGCGCTGGTCGCCTCGTCGAGCAGCAGCAGCGGCGCATCGCGCAGCAGCGCGCGGGCGATGGCAATCCGCTGCCGCTGGCCGCCCGACAAGCGCGCGCCACTTTCGCCAAGGAAGGTGTCGTAGCCGTCCGGCAGCGCGGACAGGAACTGATGCGCATTGGCGGCGCGGGCAGCGGCCTCGATCTCGGCTTCGCTCGCGTCCCACCGACCGTAGCGGAGGTTGTCGCGGGCGCTGGCGGCGAAGATCACCGTTTCCTGCGGCACGAGCGCGATGTGGCGGCGAAGGTCGGCAGGATCGAGGTCGCGCACATCGACACCGTCGAACGACACGGCGCCGGCCTGGGGGTCGTAGAAGCGCAGCGCGAGCTGGAAGAGGGTCGACTTGCCCGCGCCCGAGGGTCCCACCACCGCGACGGTCTCGCCCGGCGCGACGCTGATGGTCAGCCCATCCAGCGCCTTGGTGTCGGGCCTGGTCGGGTAGCGGAAGTCGACGCCATCGAACGCGAGCGCTCCGGTCGCCGGTTCGGGCAGCGCCTTGGTGACGGCGGGAGCGCTGATCTCGGCCTTGGCTGCGATCAGTTCGGCAAGGCGCCCGGCGGCACCCGATCCGCGCAGCAGGTCGCCATAGACTTCGCTCAAGGCGGCGAAAGCGCCGCCGACCAGTACGCCGGTGAAGACAAAGGCGGCGATCTCGCCCCCGGTCATGCGGCCGGCGGCAACGTCGATCGCACCTTCCCAGATGACCATCACGATGGCGCCGAACATCAGGGCGATCAGCACCACGGTCATGATGGCGCGCAGGCGCATGCGGGTGCGCGCGGTGGTGAAGGCGTTTTCGACCACCTCGGCGAAGCGCGCTTCTTCGCGGCGCTCCTGCCCGAAAGCCTGAACGATCTTCATCGCGCCCAGGACCTCGCTGACATTGGCCCCGACGTCGGCGATCCGGTCCTGGCTGGCGCGCGATAGTGCGCGGACCTTGCGGCCGAACAGGATGATCGGACCGAACAGCAGGGGGATGGCGATCAGCAGCAGCCCGGCGAGCTTGGGGCTGAGCGCGAACAGGTAGATGATCCCGCCGATCCCGGTGACGAGATTGCGCAGCGCAAAGGACACGGAAGTACCGACCACCTGTTCTAGCACCGCGGTATCGGCGGTGAGGCGGGAGGCGATCTCGCTCGGGCGGTTTTCCTCGAAGAAGCGCGGGGGCAGGGTGAGGAGATTGCGCTGCACCTGACGGCGCAGGTCGGCGACCGTGCGCTCGCCCAGCCACGAGACGAAGTAGAAGCGGAAGCCGGTCGCGAGCGCCAGCACGATCACGATCATCAGCAGGTATTGGAAAGCCTGGCTGACCGCGTCGCCGCTCACCGACCCGCCGGCGAACCCACGGTCGATGACCTGCTTGAAGCCATAGGGGATTGCCAGCGTCGCGGCCGAACTCACGCCGAGGAAGAATAGCGCCGCGAGGATCCGTGCCGGATATTTGCCGGCAGCCTTGAAGACGAGCTTCAGGTTGCCGATGCTCCGGCCGGTTTTGATGTTTTCCTTGTCGTCGGACCCGCTCGCCATGAGGGCAGCGGTTAGCAGGGGCAACGGCGGACACAAAGCCCCGGCGTGGGACAGCCCTCGCCTATCTTGCCAGCGGACCCTTTCGGTTCCACACCGGTTGGTGGGCGAAAGATCATAAGTGAGAGTGGATGCTTTACGACGCGTATGAAGTGCAGCGCAGCTGGCTGGCCGGTGCAGGACAGCTTGCGAACCTCTCCTCCAATTGGCTGAGCAACAGTGCCAACCCGTTGAGCTATCACGGGATGAGCGGGATCGTGTCGGCCAGCCTCGACGTCTTCGCCCATGCCGCCGCGACGCGCGGAAAGCCGGCTTTCGGGCTCGACACCGTCACCATCGACGGCAAGTCGCTGCCGGTCCGCGAAGAGATCGTCGACCGGATGCCGTTCGGGCAGCTGAAGCACTTCGTTCGCGAAGGCGCCCCCGAAGGACAGCCGCGGCTGCTGATCGTTGCCCCCATGTCCGGCCACTATGCGACGCTGCTTCGCGGCACGGTGGAGCGGCTGTTGCCCGGCCATGAGGTCTACATCACCGACTGGCGCGACGCGCGGATGGTGCCGCTCAGTGAGGGCACGTTCGACCTCGACGATTATGTCGACACGCTGATTGGCTGGCTCGGCAAGATTGGCCCGGGCGCGCACATGCTGGCCGTGTGCCAGCCGAGCGTCCCGGCCTATGCCGCGACTGCGCTGATGAATGCCGACAACCATCCGGCCACGCCGCGCACCCTGACGATGATGGGTGGCCCGGTCGACACCCGCGAAGCGCCGACCGCGGTCAACACGCTCGCGACCGAGCGTCCGCATGCCTGGTTCCAGCAGAACGTCGTGTGTACCGTTCCGGCCATGTATCCGGGCGGTGGCCGCAAGGTCTATCCGGGCTTCCTGCAGCTCGCCGGCTTCATGACCATGAACCTCGGCAGCCACCTCGTCAGCCATTGGGAGATGTTCAAGCATCTGGTCGACGGCGACGAGGAAGGGGCCGATGCGACCCGCGACTTCTACGACGAATATCGCTCGGTCTGCGACATGACCGCCGAATTCTACCTCCAGACGGTCGACGTGGTATTCCAGCGCCACCTGCTGCCCAAGGGCGAGATGATGCACCGCGGCCAGCGGGTCGACCCGGCGGCCATCACCCGGACCGCGCTACTGGCGATCGAAGGCGAGCGCGACGATATCTCGGGCGTGGGGCAGACCAAGGCGGCGCTGAAGCTCGCCACCAAGCTGCCCGCCGCGAACAAGAAATATCACCTCGCGGAAGGCGCGGGCCATTATGGCATCTTCAACGGCCGCAAATGGCGCGAGAAGATCGCGCCGGTGGTCGAGCGGTTCATCGCCGCCCACGACTGAGCCATCGACGAACAAGAAAAAGGCCGGCTCGTCGCGTGACAGGCCGACCTTTTTCGTTGCGACGCTTCAATCCGTTCAGGGGCTGACGGAAATCTGGTCGGGAGTGTTGTTGCCATCCGCCAGCAGGAGGGCGGCAAGGCCACCCAGCGCGGCAAGGCCGACGAGCAGGGGAAGGATTCCAACCCCGCCGCCAGCCGCAACGGCTGCAGGCGTGGCGATCGGAGCGGCGTCGGCAACCGGCGGGGCGACCGGCGCGTCGAGAGTCGGGAACACGCAGCCCGAAGCGCCCTGAACGGCGGCACCGGCAGCGGCGGCGGCGGCCGAGCCGCACAGGGCTTGGCTCGACGACGGAGCGGCGAAGGCACTGAGTGCAGCCCACGGGCTGTAATCGACGGCTGCGGTCGCCTGGGCAGCGGCGGAGGCGGGTGCCGCGGCCAGCAGGCTCAGGCTGCAGAAGGCTGCGACGAACTTGGAACGACTAGAAATCATGCGAGTATCCCCTCGACGCACGCGCGGCCCCGGTAAAGCTACTGGGAGCAATCACCCGACAGAACGCGCTTCGCCCACGGCAGTTGCATCCTTTCCCCTGCATCGGCGAGATTAAGAAGTCTGGCGGGGAGCGTGACTTGAATGTCACGGCTGCATGGTTAAGCGGCTTGGCCACCGTGACCGACACTCCCCCCATTCTCCTTGTCGCCAACAGCAGCTGGAATCTCTCGCACCAGCGCGGCGGGCTGATCCGCGCATTCCAGGCGGAGGGCCGCTGGCCGCTCGAGGCGGTGGTGCCGCTGGGGGATCCGCCGGTAGGCTCGCTCCCGACCTATCAGGTGCCCCTGGTCGCCGACGGTACCGCCCCGCGCGCCGAGCTGAAGAGCCTGGTGGCGCTGATCGCGCTGTTTCGCCAGGTCCGCCCGGGGATCGTCCTCGGCTTCACGCCCAAGGGCAACATCTATGCCGGCCTGGCGGCCCGGGCCACACGGCGGCCGTTCCTGCCCAATGTTTCGGGACTGGGTACCGGCTTCATCCGCGGCGGCTTGTTATTGAAGATCCAGGCCGCCCTTTATCGCGAGGCGTTTCGCGGGCTTCCCACCGTTTTCTTCCAGAACCGGGACGATGCCGCCCTGTTCGAGAAAATGGGGCTGGTCACCCGCCGTCAGGTGGCGCTGATCCCGGGCTCGGGAGTCGATTGCCGCGCCTTCACCGCTCCGCCGCCAAAGCCGCGCAGCGACGGCAGGCTGAAGCTCGTCTTCGTCGGCCGGTTGCTCGGCGACAAGGGCGTGCGGGAGCTGGCCGGGGCCATGCGGCGCCTGAAGCCGGGCTATCCCGGCCTCTCGCTGACCCTGGTGGGCGAACTCGGAGCGGCCAATCGAACCGCCGTCTCGCGGCAGGAGCTGGACGGCTGGGTGGGTGAGGGGCTTCTGACCCATGCCGGCCGCACCGACGACGTTCGTCCGTTCATCGCCGCCGCGGATGCCGTAATCCTGCCCTCCTACCGCGAAGGTATGCCCCGCGCCCTGCTTGAGGCGGCGGCGATGTCCCGGCCCCTGCTGGCCTCAGACGTGCCCGGTTGCCGGGAGATCGTCCGGGACGGCGACAATGGCCTGCTGTTCGAGGTTCGTTCGGAAGAAGCGCTCGCTTCGGCAATCGAGCGCTTCATTACCGCCGGGCCCGAACAGCGCCGGTCGTGGGCGCTGCGCTCACGCGAAATCGCCGAGCGGGAATATGACGAGCGGCTGG
Coding sequences within it:
- the paaG gene encoding 2-(1,2-epoxy-1,2-dihydrophenyl)acetyl-CoA isomerase PaaG, whose translation is MSEPAILYAEKDGVARITLNRPDRLNSFTAAMHAELRDALDRAAESARVIVLTGAGRGFCAGQDLNDRAVAPGQAVDLGETVEGSWNPLVRRLASLDQPVIARVQGVAAGAGANIALACDLVVAGRSAKFIQSFANLGLIPDSGGSWHLPRLVGQARALGLALTAEPLPAEKAADWGLIWKCVEDDELDGQVDALATRLAGLPPLGLAAIKRLIRTSGERTLDAELDLQRDEMRRLGFTEDYREGVAAFLEKRPAVYRGR
- a CDS encoding PqqD family peptide modification chaperone; translated protein: MSATYRRTAATMSTDVGDDVVALQADRGFAYGMEEVTATVWRLLEEPRGIDDLVARLTSEYEVDDAQCRAEVVALLEQMTSEGLVEEVR
- a CDS encoding YkgJ family cysteine cluster protein; this encodes MNVESQLCTSCGLCCTGALHDGAKLEPDEVEPAIAVGLPVLEGTAPTLFALPCPKLEGATCTIYGSRPRVCAAYACRLLEEVRGGRHLDSALPLVAEARRLAGELQAALAPGATFPDSRTERRAGSGSAEVLMRSFALDHYLDRHFRNRSEGPILSSESAS
- a CDS encoding ABC transporter transmembrane domain-containing protein; translated protein: MASGSDDKENIKTGRSIGNLKLVFKAAGKYPARILAALFFLGVSSAATLAIPYGFKQVIDRGFAGGSVSGDAVSQAFQYLLMIVIVLALATGFRFYFVSWLGERTVADLRRQVQRNLLTLPPRFFEENRPSEIASRLTADTAVLEQVVGTSVSFALRNLVTGIGGIIYLFALSPKLAGLLLIAIPLLFGPIILFGRKVRALSRASQDRIADVGANVSEVLGAMKIVQAFGQERREEARFAEVVENAFTTARTRMRLRAIMTVVLIALMFGAIVMVIWEGAIDVAAGRMTGGEIAAFVFTGVLVGGAFAALSEVYGDLLRGSGAAGRLAELIAAKAEISAPAVTKALPEPATGALAFDGVDFRYPTRPDTKALDGLTISVAPGETVAVVGPSGAGKSTLFQLALRFYDPQAGAVSFDGVDVRDLDPADLRRHIALVPQETVIFAASARDNLRYGRWDASEAEIEAAARAANAHQFLSALPDGYDTFLGESGARLSGGQRQRIAIARALLRDAPLLLLDEATSALDAESEAAVQEALERLMESRTTVVIAHRLATVRAADRIIVMDEGRIVEEGTHATLTARGGLYARLARLQFDVAA
- a CDS encoding polyhydroxyalkanoate depolymerase, yielding MLYDAYEVQRSWLAGAGQLANLSSNWLSNSANPLSYHGMSGIVSASLDVFAHAAATRGKPAFGLDTVTIDGKSLPVREEIVDRMPFGQLKHFVREGAPEGQPRLLIVAPMSGHYATLLRGTVERLLPGHEVYITDWRDARMVPLSEGTFDLDDYVDTLIGWLGKIGPGAHMLAVCQPSVPAYAATALMNADNHPATPRTLTMMGGPVDTREAPTAVNTLATERPHAWFQQNVVCTVPAMYPGGGRKVYPGFLQLAGFMTMNLGSHLVSHWEMFKHLVDGDEEGADATRDFYDEYRSVCDMTAEFYLQTVDVVFQRHLLPKGEMMHRGQRVDPAAITRTALLAIEGERDDISGVGQTKAALKLATKLPAANKKYHLAEGAGHYGIFNGRKWREKIAPVVERFIAAHD
- a CDS encoding glycosyltransferase gives rise to the protein MTDTPPILLVANSSWNLSHQRGGLIRAFQAEGRWPLEAVVPLGDPPVGSLPTYQVPLVADGTAPRAELKSLVALIALFRQVRPGIVLGFTPKGNIYAGLAARATRRPFLPNVSGLGTGFIRGGLLLKIQAALYREAFRGLPTVFFQNRDDAALFEKMGLVTRRQVALIPGSGVDCRAFTAPPPKPRSDGRLKLVFVGRLLGDKGVRELAGAMRRLKPGYPGLSLTLVGELGAANRTAVSRQELDGWVGEGLLTHAGRTDDVRPFIAAADAVILPSYREGMPRALLEAAAMSRPLLASDVPGCREIVRDGDNGLLFEVRSEEALASAIERFITAGPEQRRSWALRSREIAEREYDERLVIDAYRSAVIALTGKGR